Proteins from one Microtus pennsylvanicus isolate mMicPen1 chromosome 7, mMicPen1.hap1, whole genome shotgun sequence genomic window:
- the C7H6orf15 gene encoding uncharacterized protein C6orf15 homolog yields MQGLAGGSQAPLGLLLICLYLPGLFARSIGAPEEKISPHSGKPSFASLFKLETAGLGQPQSKPDLVNHEPPRVLPRFPGFLQDGALPEVPSQPPFWGEYPMEFWLSEEDPRQGMGAAAEDRLERALPEALPYLSRGRPLPMASSAYETYGPEDSESVQPGSSPLRTEAEAFAQHPFLYFIHRLLPGFPWGILSPSASWGAGGAGTGWGRRPMPFPSGIWGSNSQLAGSWGGNGRYPAGGWGANGRYPAGSWGSNGRYPAGSWGSNGRCVYPLDSLASPQIQEAGQLVGEKQVGPKGWEPPARVGHAVLVSVDSV; encoded by the exons ATGCAGGGCCTTGCAGGTGGGAGCCAGGCTCCCCTGGGCCTGCTCCTGATCTGTCTGTATCTGCCAG GCCTCTTTGCACGGAGCATTGGGGCACCAGAGGAGAAAATCTCTCCACATTCTGGAAAACCTTCCTTCGCCAGCCTCTTCAAGCTTGAGACAGCGGGCTTGGGACAGCCTCAGTCCAAGCCTGACCTTGTGAATCACGAACCACCGCGGGTTCTTCCAAGGTTCCCTGGATTCTTACAAGATGGCGCTCTACCTGAGGTGCCCAGCCAGCCTCCCTTCTGGGGAGAGTACCCCATGGAGTTCTGGCTGTCCGAGGAGGACCCTCGGCAAGGGATGGGGGCTGCTGCCGAGGACCGCTTGGAGCGAGCGCTGCCAGAAGCGCTGCCATACCTTTCCAGAGGCAGACCTCTTCCTATGGCTTCCTCCGCATACGAAACTTATGGACCCGAGGACTCAGAGTCTGTACAGCCTGGTTCCAGTCCGCTGAGAACCGAGGCAGAAGCCTTCGCCCAGCACCCGTTCTTGTACTTCATCCACAGATTACTGCCTGGTTTTCCTTGGGGGATTCTAAGTCCCAGTGCATCTTGGGGAGCTGGAGGGGCAGGAACCGGGTGGGGAAGAAGGCCCATGCCATTCCCTTCTGGAATATGGGGTAGCAATAGTCAATTAGCAG GAAGTTGGGGGGGTAATGGCCGTTATCCCGCTGGAGGCTGGGGGGCTAATGGCCGGTATCCTGCAGGAAGTTGGGGAAGTAATGGCCGGTATCCTGCAGGTAGCTGGGGGAGTAATGGCCG GTGTGTGTACCCTCTGGACAGCCTGGCATCACCCCAGATCCAGGAGGCTGGGCAACTTGTAGGAGAGAAGCAGGTGGGGCCCAAGGGATGGGAGCCACCTGCCCGAGTGGGACATGCTGTCCTGGTGTCTGTG GACAGTGTCTGA